Proteins encoded by one window of Oceanivirga salmonicida:
- a CDS encoding endonuclease MutS2 has product MKSYEDILEYYKIKNELVDFSYLTKTKEKFIDLNIYKKKEELEYELSCLEELIDFYKYDTGFDVQEIKDISRQLKSLEVLGSYLEVDDILNIKITLALYRKSKSRAKVCRDKYKKIWNIFSNDIETKELEQIIDEVIDDKGEIKDDANLAIRDIRKQKKVINLNIKDKIENIFNDTNLSNAIAEKIITTRNDRYVINVKTDFKGLIKGIEHDRSRAGNSVYIEPLTIVSLNNKIREYESKEREEIRRILIRVSEYLRNNKDILENVFAINQKLDFLNAKVMFSLKYDCNIPKISNKPLLYLKDARHPLLKKEEVVALNFSLSDNERLMLITGPNTGGKTVTLKVAGLLTLMALSGLAIPAHEKSEIGMFDRVLADIGDEQSIEQNLSSFSSHVSSIAHVIDTCTSKSLVLLDELGSGTDPTEGSAFAMAIIDYLTSMKCYGIITTHYSEVKAHAFENQNIKSASMEFDIKTLKPTYKLIEGIPGESNALIIAKNYGINDEIIENAKSYISEDNKKVEKMLLAIKEKNDLLEKQNLEVENLKLNLNNLKEEYNAKLIEIENEKEKIISDSISKADEYIKNMQAKAKALVDKINIEDANKESAKNIQRNINMLYNSIIEDKKKVNKKKKITSNDIDFKVGDEIFVSSLNRNAKILKIIENKASLQVQAGILKLLVPISEAKKIKKQNNTNKGYTSFSRTESKAQLDVRGKFANDAIHEIETFLDSATLSGYTLVYIVHGKGTMVLRQKIREYLNTSPYVLEFKDAPQNEGGHGCTIVSLK; this is encoded by the coding sequence ATGAAAAGTTATGAAGATATATTAGAATATTATAAAATAAAAAATGAATTAGTTGATTTTTCTTATCTTACTAAAACTAAGGAAAAGTTCATTGATCTTAATATATATAAGAAAAAAGAAGAGTTAGAATACGAATTATCATGTTTAGAAGAATTAATAGATTTCTATAAGTATGATACTGGTTTTGATGTACAAGAAATAAAAGATATTTCTAGACAATTAAAATCATTAGAAGTTTTGGGTTCATACTTAGAAGTAGATGATATTTTAAATATTAAAATCACCTTAGCATTATACAGAAAGTCTAAGAGTAGAGCAAAAGTATGTAGAGATAAATATAAAAAAATATGGAACATATTTTCAAATGATATAGAAACTAAGGAATTAGAACAAATCATAGACGAGGTTATTGATGATAAAGGTGAAATAAAAGATGATGCTAATTTAGCAATAAGAGATATTAGAAAACAAAAAAAAGTTATAAACTTAAATATTAAAGACAAAATTGAAAATATTTTTAATGATACTAACTTATCTAATGCAATCGCAGAAAAAATAATAACTACAAGAAATGATAGATATGTTATTAATGTTAAAACTGATTTTAAGGGTTTAATAAAAGGTATAGAACATGATAGATCAAGAGCAGGAAATTCAGTATATATAGAACCTTTAACTATTGTATCTCTTAATAATAAGATAAGAGAATATGAATCAAAAGAAAGAGAAGAAATAAGAAGAATTTTAATTAGGGTAAGTGAATACTTAAGAAATAATAAAGATATATTAGAAAATGTTTTTGCAATTAATCAAAAATTAGATTTTTTAAATGCAAAAGTAATGTTTAGTTTGAAATATGATTGTAATATTCCAAAGATTTCTAATAAACCTTTACTTTATTTAAAAGACGCTAGACACCCATTATTAAAAAAAGAAGAAGTTGTAGCACTTAATTTTAGTTTAAGTGATAATGAAAGATTAATGTTAATTACAGGACCAAATACTGGGGGTAAAACAGTTACTTTAAAGGTTGCAGGTTTACTTACTTTAATGGCTTTGTCTGGGTTAGCAATACCTGCTCATGAGAAGTCTGAGATAGGAATGTTTGATAGAGTTTTAGCTGATATAGGCGATGAGCAAAGTATAGAGCAAAATTTATCATCATTTTCATCACATGTAAGTTCAATAGCACATGTTATTGATACTTGTACTTCTAAAAGTTTAGTATTATTAGATGAGTTAGGTTCAGGAACAGATCCTACTGAGGGTTCTGCATTTGCAATGGCTATAATAGACTATTTAACTTCAATGAAATGTTATGGAATTATAACAACACATTATAGTGAAGTTAAGGCACATGCATTTGAAAATCAAAATATAAAAAGTGCATCTATGGAATTTGATATTAAAACATTAAAACCAACATATAAACTTATAGAGGGTATACCTGGCGAAAGTAATGCACTAATAATTGCTAAAAATTATGGTATAAACGATGAAATTATTGAAAATGCTAAGTCATATATAAGTGAAGATAATAAAAAAGTAGAAAAAATGTTGCTTGCAATAAAAGAAAAAAATGATTTATTAGAAAAGCAAAATTTAGAAGTTGAAAATTTAAAATTAAATCTAAATAATTTAAAAGAAGAATATAATGCAAAATTAATTGAAATAGAAAATGAAAAGGAAAAAATAATTTCTGATAGCATAAGTAAAGCAGATGAATATATTAAAAATATGCAGGCTAAGGCCAAGGCATTAGTTGATAAAATAAATATAGAAGATGCAAATAAGGAAAGTGCAAAAAATATACAAAGAAATATTAATATGCTATATAATTCTATAATAGAGGATAAGAAAAAAGTTAATAAAAAGAAAAAAATCACAAGCAATGATATTGATTTTAAGGTTGGAGATGAAATTTTTGTAAGCTCACTTAATAGAAATGCTAAAATATTAAAAATTATTGAAAATAAGGCTTCTTTACAGGTACAAGCAGGTATTTTAAAACTATTGGTTCCTATAAGTGAAGCAAAAAAAATAAAAAAACAAAATAATACTAACAAAGGTTATACAAGTTTTAGTAGAACTGAATCTAAGGCTCAGCTAGATGTAAGGGGTAAATTTGCAAATGATGCAATACATGAGATAGAGACATTTTTAGATAGTGCTACTTTATCTGGTTATACATTAGTATATATAGTTCATGGAAAAGGAACTATGGTATTAAGACAAAAAATAAGAGAGTATTTAAATACTTCACCTTATGTTTTAGAATTTAAAGATGCACCACAAAATGAGGGTGGGCATGGTTGTACCATAGTATCACTTAAATAG
- the cysS gene encoding cysteine--tRNA ligase, producing MKLYNTLTNKLEEFIPIDKNMVKMYVCGPTVYNYIHIGNTRPIVVFDVLARYLKYTGYNVKYVQNFTDIDDKIIKKANEDSISIEKVTTKYINAFMEDTSKLNLLDDIIRPKVTDNMNEIIQMIQKLIDNGYAYQKDKDVLFSISKFKDYGKLSNQKLDELNSGVRIEVDNNKENVFDFVLWKAQKENEPYYESPFGHGRPGWHIECSAMIKKYLGDNIDIHAGGQDLIFPHHENERAQSICEMNEKSFFVKYWLHNAYVTLNSEKMSKSTGNFMLLREALEKFDGNVIRYFILTSHYRKSQNFSIDELENSKKTLNNINKNLIKFSEYKGDNHCIDIENDNELSNIIKEFEKEFINALEDDLNTPKALSTISIAINKTNKLLNKDSGLNYNLMAITIKKYLEEILGVKMLEKEVDDNTEKIVEILLNVRDKLRETKNYELSDYIRDELNKLNININDKKKG from the coding sequence ATGAAATTATATAATACATTAACGAATAAATTGGAAGAATTTATACCAATAGATAAGAATATGGTAAAAATGTATGTATGTGGACCTACTGTATATAACTATATACATATAGGGAATACAAGACCAATAGTAGTTTTTGATGTATTGGCAAGATATTTGAAATATACTGGCTACAATGTAAAGTATGTTCAAAATTTTACTGATATAGATGATAAAATAATAAAAAAAGCCAATGAAGATAGTATAAGTATAGAAAAAGTAACTACTAAATATATAAATGCATTTATGGAAGATACGTCTAAACTTAATTTATTAGATGATATAATTAGGCCTAAAGTAACAGATAATATGAATGAAATCATACAAATGATACAAAAATTAATAGATAATGGTTATGCTTATCAAAAAGATAAAGACGTTTTATTCTCAATTTCTAAATTTAAAGATTATGGGAAATTATCAAATCAAAAATTAGATGAGTTAAATTCTGGTGTTAGAATAGAAGTTGATAATAATAAAGAAAATGTATTTGATTTCGTACTGTGGAAAGCTCAAAAAGAAAATGAGCCATACTATGAGTCGCCTTTTGGACATGGAAGGCCAGGTTGGCATATAGAATGCAGTGCTATGATAAAAAAATACTTAGGAGATAATATAGATATACATGCTGGTGGTCAAGATTTAATATTTCCACACCATGAAAATGAAAGAGCACAATCAATTTGTGAAATGAATGAAAAAAGTTTTTTTGTGAAATATTGGTTACATAATGCATATGTAACATTAAATTCAGAAAAAATGAGTAAATCTACTGGTAATTTTATGTTACTAAGAGAAGCATTGGAAAAATTTGATGGAAATGTTATAAGATATTTTATACTTACAAGTCATTATAGAAAAAGCCAAAATTTTAGTATAGATGAATTAGAAAATTCTAAAAAAACTTTAAATAATATAAATAAAAATTTAATTAAATTTAGTGAATATAAAGGAGATAATCATTGTATAGATATAGAAAATGATAATGAATTATCTAATATTATCAAAGAATTTGAAAAAGAATTTATTAATGCATTAGAAGATGATTTAAATACACCAAAGGCATTATCAACAATATCTATTGCAATAAATAAAACGAATAAATTATTAAATAAAGATAGTGGACTAAACTATAATTTAATGGCCATAACTATAAAAAAATATTTAGAAGAAATATTGGGAGTAAAAATGTTAGAAAAAGAAGTAGATGATAATACTGAAAAAATTGTTGAAATATTGCTTAATGTAAGAGATAAACTAAGAGAAACTAAAAATTATGAATTATCTGATTATATTAGAGATGAATTAAATAAATTAAATATAAATATAAATGATAAGAAGAAGGGGTAA
- a CDS encoding rod shape-determining protein: MGIFKFLRILRVKKSISIDLGTANILIYDKQRKKIVLNEPSVVALDKKTKKVIAVGTEARQMLGKTPDSILAIKPLKEGVIADLDVTQQMLNHFIKKIYGYGLFKPEVMICVPLEVSSVERKALFDAVYGAKKIYIIEEGRAAIIGSGIDITKPSGNMVVDIGGGSTDVAILSLNEVISSKSLKIAGNTFDDDIIKYIKNKYNLLIGERAAERIKKTLGTAIVVKDPKIMEVKGLNLTIGSPASVEINENEVYEAIKNSLFKIVSATKEVLEKCPPELAADILDNGIVMTGGGSLIQNFTTLLEEQVKVKVFLSKNPLDSVVLGGGYAFDNKKLLHTLQMKEN, encoded by the coding sequence ATGGGAATTTTTAAATTTTTAAGAATATTGAGAGTAAAAAAGAGTATATCTATTGATTTAGGGACTGCTAATATTCTTATATACGACAAACAAAGAAAAAAGATAGTTCTAAATGAACCGTCAGTTGTGGCACTAGACAAAAAGACTAAAAAAGTTATAGCAGTTGGAACAGAAGCAAGACAAATGCTTGGGAAAACTCCTGATAGTATCTTAGCCATAAAACCATTAAAAGAAGGAGTAATTGCAGATTTAGATGTAACTCAACAGATGCTAAATCATTTTATCAAGAAAATATATGGATATGGACTATTCAAGCCAGAAGTTATGATATGTGTTCCATTAGAAGTAAGTTCTGTTGAAAGAAAAGCATTATTTGATGCAGTATATGGGGCTAAAAAAATATATATAATTGAGGAAGGTAGAGCAGCGATAATAGGTTCTGGAATTGATATAACTAAACCAAGTGGAAACATGGTAGTTGATATAGGTGGTGGATCTACTGATGTGGCTATTTTATCACTTAATGAAGTAATATCATCTAAATCACTAAAAATAGCTGGAAATACTTTTGATGATGATATAATAAAATATATAAAAAATAAGTATAATCTTTTAATAGGAGAAAGAGCAGCAGAAAGAATTAAAAAAACATTAGGAACAGCCATCGTAGTTAAAGACCCTAAAATTATGGAAGTAAAAGGTTTAAATTTAACTATTGGTTCGCCTGCTAGTGTAGAAATAAATGAAAATGAAGTTTATGAAGCAATAAAAAATTCATTATTTAAAATTGTTAGTGCTACTAAAGAAGTATTGGAAAAATGTCCACCTGAATTAGCCGCAGACATATTAGATAATGGTATAGTTATGACTGGTGGAGGTTCACTTATTCAGAATTTCACAACTTTATTAGAAGAACAAGTTAAAGTAAAAGTATTTCTATCAAAAAATCCACTAGATTCTGTGGTATTAGGTGGAGGATATGCATTTGATAATAAAAAGTTATTGCATACATTACAAATGAAAGAAAATTAA
- a CDS encoding Cof-type HAD-IIB family hydrolase, with amino-acid sequence MYKTLISDLDGTLLDANHDISDDSISLLKRLNDKGVEIILATGRNYIDARRIKDKLDFEIDIITSNGAEIITKNGEFLFKVLLNKDIIENLIEIDFKKYSDEIYMNFIEDDDWVCIEKYPENHPILNWTSDEWNYNIKNMNNLNLKNIIKIFFVGPNDKLKTLLEEVKAIIGNEANYAFTLPTCLEIFPNGINKANAIKRLNLDFNNAVAFGDGFNDLEMLRLVKKAYLMGNASYELREILHDIEVIKPNTENGMQEKLKEIFGVD; translated from the coding sequence ATGTATAAAACACTAATTAGTGATTTAGATGGAACTTTATTAGATGCTAACCATGATATAAGTGACGATTCTATATCTTTATTAAAAAGATTAAATGATAAAGGTGTAGAAATTATTTTAGCAACTGGTAGAAACTATATTGACGCAAGAAGAATAAAAGATAAATTAGATTTTGAAATAGATATAATTACATCAAATGGGGCAGAAATAATAACAAAAAATGGAGAATTTTTATTTAAAGTTTTATTGAACAAGGATATAATTGAAAATTTAATTGAAATAGACTTTAAAAAATATTCTGATGAAATATATATGAATTTTATTGAAGATGATGATTGGGTATGTATTGAAAAATACCCAGAAAATCACCCTATTTTAAATTGGACTAGTGATGAATGGAATTATAATATTAAAAATATGAATAATCTTAATTTAAAAAATATAATAAAAATATTTTTTGTAGGTCCTAATGATAAATTAAAAACATTATTAGAGGAAGTTAAAGCCATAATAGGGAATGAAGCAAATTATGCATTTACATTGCCCACTTGTTTAGAAATATTTCCTAATGGAATAAATAAAGCCAATGCAATAAAGAGATTAAATTTAGATTTTAATAATGCAGTTGCTTTTGGAGATGGATTTAATGATTTAGAAATGTTAAGATTAGTAAAAAAAGCATATTTAATGGGAAATGCTTCATACGAATTAAGAGAAATATTACACGATATAGAAGTTATAAAGCCCAATACTGAAAATGGTATGCAAGAAAAGCTAAAAGAAATTTTTGGAGTTGATTAA
- the murI gene encoding glutamate racemase: MAIGIFDSGVGGLTVLKELKKKYPNNQFIYFGDLGNFPYGKKTNDEIIKYSKNITEFMLSKNIKDIVIACNTATAIAYDILKKEYSDINFYGIIDSVCEQIKSNNITVIGTNATVRSNIYKNRLLDKVKYQIAAPKLVEYAERVNKNGVEEIIKEYISADLVEKTDILLACTHFPLLNEKIKKVYPNINLIDPAIYLANTINFETTYKEQQDIFYTSGELEYFKIQLKNILGKENIDVRVHKWNTNC, encoded by the coding sequence ATGGCAATAGGAATTTTTGACTCAGGTGTAGGTGGGTTGACAGTTTTAAAAGAATTAAAGAAAAAATATCCAAATAATCAATTTATTTATTTTGGAGACTTAGGGAACTTCCCATATGGAAAAAAAACAAATGATGAAATAATAAAATATTCAAAGAATATTACTGAATTTATGTTGAGTAAGAATATAAAAGATATAGTAATTGCATGTAATACTGCAACTGCCATTGCTTATGATATTTTGAAAAAAGAATATAGTGATATAAATTTTTATGGTATTATTGATTCTGTTTGTGAACAGATTAAAAGTAATAATATAACTGTAATAGGAACTAATGCGACCGTTAGGTCTAATATATATAAAAATAGATTATTAGATAAGGTAAAATACCAAATTGCAGCACCTAAATTAGTTGAATATGCTGAAAGAGTTAACAAAAATGGTGTAGAAGAAATTATAAAAGAATATATAAGTGCTGATTTAGTTGAAAAAACTGATATATTATTGGCATGTACTCATTTTCCATTACTTAATGAAAAAATTAAGAAAGTATATCCTAATATTAATTTAATAGATCCTGCAATTTATTTAGCCAATACTATAAATTTTGAAACTACTTATAAAGAACAACAAGATATATTTTATACCTCAGGAGAATTAGAATATTTTAAAATACAATTAAAAAATATTCTTGGAAAGGAGAATATAGATGTACGAGTACATAAATGGAATACTAACTGTTAA
- the ruvA gene encoding Holliday junction branch migration protein RuvA: protein MYEYINGILTVKNLEYVCIDIMGLGYLIYIPFKTHEKLVNINEKEKLYIYTNVKEDDIRLYGFKTKDERDIFVKTISVSGVGPKIALSILSVFTPSEIAGIVKSDEYKILSKVPGLGVKKAQKLIIELKDKLNDFEVDTLGFEVHIIKNELKLALESLGYNKIKIEDYISDDEIKTINNSGILMKEILKKISNKK, encoded by the coding sequence ATGTACGAGTACATAAATGGAATACTAACTGTTAAAAATTTAGAATACGTATGCATTGATATAATGGGCTTAGGTTATTTAATATATATACCTTTCAAAACTCATGAGAAGTTAGTTAATATAAATGAAAAAGAAAAATTATATATTTACACTAATGTTAAAGAGGATGACATAAGATTGTATGGTTTTAAAACAAAAGATGAAAGAGATATATTTGTTAAAACAATTTCAGTTAGCGGTGTAGGACCTAAAATTGCATTATCTATACTATCAGTATTTACACCTTCAGAAATAGCAGGTATAGTTAAGTCAGATGAATACAAGATACTATCAAAAGTACCTGGTTTAGGTGTTAAAAAAGCACAAAAATTAATCATTGAACTAAAAGATAAATTAAATGATTTTGAAGTAGATACATTAGGATTTGAAGTTCATATAATTAAGAATGAATTGAAATTAGCATTAGAATCATTAGGTTATAATAAAATAAAAATTGAAGATTATATTAGTGATGATGAAATTAAAACAATTAATAATAGTGGTATACTTATGAAAGAAATTTTAAAGAAAATCAGTAACAAAAAATAA
- a CDS encoding YwaF family protein → MLYKFTYFELSHINALILYFIVGVIIIGLPFFIRDLEKTIYTKCIGYFIIILKSFDIFYRVYFEKHHIKDVWPLHLCNIAVILAGIYLITKKNIIFNLVYFYYTGAILAVILPGLDYLYTKTYVYIFIGTHMLEIIAVLYALIHLDARVTKKGLKLSLGVYLIISILIRLLNNTIGTNYMFLNDYILPAVSFIKPLNLYAILLTALFMLSMLITYIPFMYSDNDEIEEKIIG, encoded by the coding sequence ATGTTATATAAATTTACATACTTTGAATTATCACATATAAATGCTTTAATACTTTACTTTATAGTGGGAGTAATAATTATAGGATTACCATTTTTTATAAGAGATTTAGAAAAAACTATATATACTAAATGCATAGGTTATTTTATAATAATTTTAAAATCATTTGATATATTTTATAGAGTATACTTTGAAAAACATCATATAAAAGACGTTTGGCCATTACATTTATGTAATATAGCAGTCATATTGGCAGGAATATATCTAATAACTAAGAAAAATATTATATTTAATTTGGTATATTTTTACTATACAGGTGCAATATTAGCAGTTATATTACCTGGTTTAGATTATTTATATACTAAAACTTATGTGTATATATTTATAGGTACACATATGCTAGAAATAATAGCAGTACTATATGCATTAATACATTTAGATGCGAGAGTAACTAAAAAAGGATTAAAATTATCATTAGGAGTGTATTTAATAATTAGTATATTGATAAGATTATTAAACAATACTATAGGAACAAATTATATGTTCCTAAATGATTATATATTACCAGCAGTTTCATTTATAAAACCGCTAAATTTATACGCAATTTTACTTACAGCATTATTTATGTTATCAATGCTAATTACATATATACCATTTATGTATTCAGATAATGACGAAATAGAAGAAAAAATAATAGGTTAG